In Bradyrhizobium guangdongense, the sequence CTACCTGCACCTTGCCGTGTTCGGCTTCTGGATCATCGCCAATCTGCATTGGCTGCCGGGTATTCCGGCCTGGGACGAGAGCTTCGTGGTGCTGGCGATGGTCGCGTCGGTGGAGGCGATCTTCCTGTCGACATTCGTGCTGATTTCGCAGAACCGCATGACCGCGGCCGCAGGCAAGCGCGCCGATCTCGACCTCCAGATCAGCCTGCTGGCCGAGCACGAACTGACCAAGGTCGCCCGCCTTCTGACCCAGATCGCCGAGCGGCTCGACGTCAAGCCGGAGTCCGAGCGCGATCTGAAGGAGGCGTCCCAGGACATCGCCCCCGAGCGCGTGCTCGACAAGATCGAGGAGACGCGCCCCTGAATTATCGCGTCGCCGGGCCCGTGAGGTCGAGCGTCAGGAACAGACTGTTGCGGTCCTCGACATAGCCCTGGAACGGGGCGCAGGGCACGAAGCCATGGGCATGATAGAGGGCATGCGCCGGCTTGAAATAGTCCCACGAGCCGGTCTCGAGGCTCAGCCGCTTGATGTCGCGCCTGCGGGCCTCGGCGATGATGTGACGGAGCATCTGGCCACCAAAGCCGCGGCGGCGCGCGGTCTGGAGCGTGTGCATTGACTTCACCTCGCCGTGGTCGACCGAGAGCGCCTTCAGCGCGCCGGTCGCCACCAGCGTCTCGCCGTCCCAGCCGGTCCAGAACGCGACGTCGCTGGCGCGAAGGCCTGCGAGATCGAGCACATGCGCGCTGCCGGGCGCCGTCTGCGCCCGCGCCGCCGTGACATGGTGGTCGAGCAGCGCGACGACGCGCGGATCGAAAGTATCGCCGGTGCGGATCTGCATCGTCAGGGCCTCACGTCACTTGCAAGCGTCTTCTGCATGAAGACGAGATCGAGCCAGCGGCCGAACTTGCAGCCGACCTCGGGCATGCGGGCGACCTCGACAAAGCCAAGCGATGCATGCAATCCGAGCGAGGCGACATTGGCAGCCTCGATGCCGGCGATCATCGCGTGCTTGTTCAACGCACTGGCGCGCTCGATCAGCGCGGCGACCAGGCTGCGGCCGATGCCGAGCCGATGATGCCGCTCGTCGACATAGACCGAATTCTCCACGGTGTGGCGATAGCCGGGAAAGGGGCGGAAGTCGCCGAACGAGGCGAAGCCGACGACGTCGCTGCCCTTCATCGCGACCAGCACGGGATAGCCGGCCTCCCGACGTGCGCGGATCCATTCGCGCCGCGAGGCGAGATCGGCGGGGCCGTCGGTCCACACCGCGGTGGTGTTGATGGCGGCGAAATTATAGATGGCGAGGATATCCTCGGCATCCTCGAGCGTGGCGTCACGGACGATCAGCGACATCACATTCTCCCGTAAGAGGTGCCGCGCCGCGTGATGATGACGTAGCGGGCATCTTGCCTGGTTTCGTTCTCGAAGGTGATCGCGCGCATGACGTCGAAGTCGAGGCAATCGCCCTCGCGCAGGCGCAGCGTCTTGGCATCGATGTAGACGCAGATCGCGCCCTCCAGCATCAGAAGCTGCTGGGTGAAGGCACTGCGCCCCCACGGGCTGTAGGCCACGCGCGCGCCTGCCGGCAGGTCGACGACGATGATCTCGATGCCGCTTGCCGCATCGGCGGGCGAAGCATGACGGCGGCGGTAACCGCTGTCGGGATCGCGCCATTGCGGCTGGTCGGCCAGGCGCACCAGCCGCTCGGGCGGCTTCTCCGCCAGCGCGACCACATCGCTCAGCGTGACGTCGAGCGCGGCGCAAAGCTTGTTGAGCAGCGCCGCGGTGGCACTGCTCTGCGCCCGCTCCACCCGCCCGATCATGGCCCGGCTGACACCGGAGCGCGCCGCGAGGTCGTTCAAGGTCATGCCGGCCTGCGTTCTCAGAATCTTCAATCGGCGACCGATCGCCCTGTCGAGTTTTTGCTGGTCCATGGCCTCTGATCCGCAACGCCCCGGCACATGGACCGCATCCGCCGGGCAAGAGGAGATTAGGCCGGAGGAACGGGGTGTGCGGGGAGCGAGAGGCTAATATATTGGAATCTTTGCGCGCCGGGGAGCAACGATCAGGATGCAGAAGCGAGGAGCGGACAGGCGGAGATGGCGGGCGAACGCCGCGGACGACCGGGCGGTCAAGCAAGCGGCTTTAGCAGGGGCCCAGCTTGTCGATGCGCTTTTGATGGCGGCCGCCCTCGAAGGCCGTGCTCAGGAACGCCTCGACGCATTCCTTCGCGACCACATCGCCGGTCGTCCGGCCGCCCAGCGCCAGAACGTTGGCATCATTGTGCTGGCGGCACAGCCGTGCACCCGTGACATCGTGCACGAGGGCGCAACGGATATGGGCGTGGCGGTTGGCGGCGATGGAGATGCCGATGCCGGACCCGCAGACCAGGATGCCGCGCCCGGCTTTACCGGCCTTGATCGTCTCGGCCAGCTTGTGGGCGAAATCGGGATAATCGACGGAGGCGGCGCTATCGGTGCCGAGGTCCAGCCAAGTCACGTCGGGCAGCGCGACTTTCAGGGCTTCCTTGAGGGCAAAGCCCCCGTGATCACAGGCGATCGCGACCACGCGCGCGCTTTCGTCCTTGTCGGCCATTGCTCGTCCCAGGAATTGGAGCGGGCGAAGGGAATCGAACCCTCGTATGCAGCTTGGGAAGCTGCCGTTCTACCATTGAACTACGCCCGCGGAAGGCTATTTTGGTCTCTTAGGCACCGCCTAGGCACCGACTGCATTGGTCCATTATATAGAGGCATGTCGCGCTCTATATCAAGTCTGCCGATATCCATAAGCCTGAATGGTGATAGTGCGCTACCGCATCATCCTTCCCTTTCTCGCGCACACGTCGGACAGGAGGGACAAGCGGGTACCCCCGCCCACATCACGTTCGCGAATTGAAGCGGGGTCAAGTAGACCTGCTGCTCAAGGCCCGCAGAACTGAGCCCACCGCTGCGATGGCGCAGGAAATAGACCGCCGTCAGGAGGCCTGCCCAAAAGGACACGAAAGCCACGGTGGGAATGGGTGATGCGTCCAGGTCGTCATACGGATGGAGGCATTCAGCACATCCCCCGGAGCCTCGCTCATGATAGGAGGCCATGGCAGACCAATGCGTCGTTGCCCCGATGCCGAGCCATTGTGGCCCAGTTCGCTGGACGTACCAGCGCGAGGGAATATCGTCTACGCCGACGATCACCAACGGCCGCAGGGTGATATCGCTGTCGTCCTCGAAACGACGAGGCACCGGTTCGATTGCGATGCCTGTTCCCTCACAGATCTGTTGAAGATCCTTCGCTTTGGAGGCATCTCGGTGAGACCAGCGCAAGAGCATATAACGGTTGAGGTTCGAGAGGCCGGCGCTCTCGGGCTCGAAGACGCGCGAGCAGGCCTGCACTCCCGGCAGACGCGCCAGGACGTACATCAATGAGTGCGTGATAGCACCACCACTTACGCAATCGAAGTTTCCGAGGTCAGAGATGCAGCTCGTTTGAGGCGGTGCCAGCTGGAAACTCCCATCTTCGATCGGCGCAAACATCTCCATCATGATACCAGGATTGTGCGCGTGCGCCTTGAGGCTTCGCATGGCAATCTTGAAGGCTTCGGTTGCGGCCATTGCACCTGCCGCCATGCCGCCGATCGGCCAGGAGGTTCCCTGCCAGGGCGTTGCCCCCGTGTAGCGGGTGATTGTGCCCGTCCAGTCGCTGGCATTCAGACTGATTACTTGGCTCGCTTGTACCGAGAGCGACGAATCACCCAACACTATGGCCAGATCGACATGACCATTCGGCACTTGGGTCTCGAAAGCGATCCCCGGAAGCATGTCGCGCCCTATCTCGACTAGGCCGGTGACCAATGTCCTGCCGGAGAGCGGCGGCTGGACGCGAGATAACGCAACATCCGGAGCGATAAGGTGCACCCGGTGCGCAGATCGCGCCATCAAGATGGCCGCGGTGACAAATGCGGTCTGCGCAGAGTGCGTGGCGAGGTTTTCGGCATTTGCAGTGATCACTACTACTGTCTCGGTCAGCGCCGAGATCAGCATCTCGTCGTCGGCCGTCTGGCCAATGTCGTCGCGCATCAGCCGCAGGGTCCTGTCGAGCGCCTCTCTAAGACTCATGTCAGCACCAAACGATCTTCGATCGCGACCTCTCGCCAGCGCCCATCCGTCTGGAGTTCGGTGAGATACGCTTCCTTGAATCCGACGGGACCCAGTGCAAAGTCAGGGATCACCAGCGATAGGAAGCCCGGCGTGTGGATGATCGGAAAGCTATCGTCGGTCGCAGAATGAAAGGCGTGCCGTGGATGCGTGTGTGCCTGCAGACGGATGCCCAAGTCGGCGTCGGCCAGCTCGCACCAGAACGCGTTTAACCAAGACTCCTCAACGACGAAACCGCCGAAATGTGCAACATGCTTCGGGTGGACCACTTGGGTGATAGTCTCGGGCCGTGACCAAGGGCTCAACCAGAGCATCTGGCATTCCTCCTCCCCTCGTCCGCACTGCCGGAAGTGTCGGAAGGTTTCCTCAACCAATGCATGCGCGATTTGGTAGACCATCTCATGCGCCTCCCTTCACTGCACTCGGCCGCAGGAGCAGCTCATCGTGGGGCTTCACGCCGGCCTGCTTGAGGGTCTCGCCGTCGGGCAGCTCCTCGCCGTCCTTGTTGTAGAGCGAGAGCATGTGCGGATTGGGAATCGAACCGAAGGCGCCGATCGCCTGGTTGAGGAGTTGCTTCACGGTTTCCTCCGGCCGGACTTCAAACGGCTTTTTAAGGCCGTTATAGATAACCTTCAGGGGAAACTGCTTCGCGTGAGCGAGCTCGTGGATCGCCTTTTTCAACTCGTCTTCCGCCTCGCCAACCTCACGGGCCGCTTCACGGCCCTTTTCTAGGGCCAGCTCAAGGTCGTGCTCGGCACGGTGCAGGTGCTCGACGGCTTCCACCGGGTCACTGCCGGTATTCTCGGTCATCATTGATCTCCGTTCATTGCGAGTTATGAAACGCGCCGCCTGATAAAGTAGGCAGAGCTTGCGTGATATAACAGGCATTGCTTGATTAGTCAAATTATTGTGGACGCCGCCTGATATTTCAGGCACACTGCTGAGGAATCAACCGACTACGCCGGGAAGCCCGTGAGCCTGTCCAAGCTACTGAAAAAGATTCGCACCATTCATGGTGCCAGCCTTCGAGCGGTCGAGGATGCGACCGGCATCTCGAACGCCTATCTGTCTCAACTCGAGCGAGGCGACGCCGAAAATCCGACGCCCAGAAAGCTAAAGGCGCTCGCTGATTTTTAT encodes:
- a CDS encoding DUF1003 domain-containing protein; the encoded protein is MRNDITHDPGEGLSPTLERNIRALVERRRREQRAASSEDKVADAITAFTGSMSFVYLHLAVFGFWIIANLHWLPGIPAWDESFVVLAMVASVEAIFLSTFVLISQNRMTAAAGKRADLDLQISLLAEHELTKVARLLTQIAERLDVKPESERDLKEASQDIAPERVLDKIEETRP
- a CDS encoding GNAT family N-acetyltransferase, which gives rise to MQIRTGDTFDPRVVALLDHHVTAARAQTAPGSAHVLDLAGLRASDVAFWTGWDGETLVATGALKALSVDHGEVKSMHTLQTARRRGFGGQMLRHIIAEARRRDIKRLSLETGSWDYFKPAHALYHAHGFVPCAPFQGYVEDRNSLFLTLDLTGPATR
- a CDS encoding GNAT family N-acetyltransferase; protein product: MSLIVRDATLEDAEDILAIYNFAAINTTAVWTDGPADLASRREWIRARREAGYPVLVAMKGSDVVGFASFGDFRPFPGYRHTVENSVYVDERHHRLGIGRSLVAALIERASALNKHAMIAGIEAANVASLGLHASLGFVEVARMPEVGCKFGRWLDLVFMQKTLASDVRP
- a CDS encoding helix-turn-helix domain-containing protein, encoding MDQQKLDRAIGRRLKILRTQAGMTLNDLAARSGVSRAMIGRVERAQSSATAALLNKLCAALDVTLSDVVALAEKPPERLVRLADQPQWRDPDSGYRRRHASPADAASGIEIIVVDLPAGARVAYSPWGRSAFTQQLLMLEGAICVYIDAKTLRLREGDCLDFDVMRAITFENETRQDARYVIITRRGTSYGRM
- the rpiB gene encoding ribose 5-phosphate isomerase B codes for the protein MADKDESARVVAIACDHGGFALKEALKVALPDVTWLDLGTDSAASVDYPDFAHKLAETIKAGKAGRGILVCGSGIGISIAANRHAHIRCALVHDVTGARLCRQHNDANVLALGGRTTGDVVAKECVEAFLSTAFEGGRHQKRIDKLGPC
- a CDS encoding ubiquitin-like domain-containing protein, which encodes MMTENTGSDPVEAVEHLHRAEHDLELALEKGREAAREVGEAEDELKKAIHELAHAKQFPLKVIYNGLKKPFEVRPEETVKQLLNQAIGAFGSIPNPHMLSLYNKDGEELPDGETLKQAGVKPHDELLLRPSAVKGGA